The Emcibacter nanhaiensis genome contains the following window.
AGCTTGCGGGCCGGATTGCCAAGCGGGAAGTTCCAGGGGGCAAAAGCCGCCACCGGTCCGACCGGCACCTTGGTGACCATGGAGCGCTGTCCACCTTCGGGACGGGTCAGTATACGGCCGTAAATGCGCTGGCACTCGCCTGCATAAAAATCAAACAGGCCGGCGCCGATCATCACCTCGATCCGCGCCTCGCCGAACGGCTTGCCTTCCTCCATGGTGGCATGGCGCGCCAGGTCATCGGCCCGTTCCCTGAGCAGGCGGGCCGCGCCCTGCAGCACGGCAGCACGTTCCTGCGGGGTGGACTTCTTCCAGATTTTGAAACCGCGATCCGCCGCCTCAAGGGCCCGGTCAAGGTCATCGGCATTGGCCAGCGGCAACTCGCCAAGGGGTTCCTCGGTCGCCGGATTAACCACCTGATGGGTGCGCCGCCCGCCACCGGACACGCGTTCACCATCAATAATCATATATAGTGAAGGATAGTCGCTCATTTTTCTGCCTTTTCGCGATCGATATCACCTTGCCAGCGTTCCGGCACGATGGGTTGCTTGGTTACCGGATGCACATTGTGGAACGGCACCACCTTGTGAGTCGGCCACAGCCAGACATCCTTTTTCAGTTCGTCAGGCCCGGTCGGGTCTTCCGGATAGGTGGTATCCAGGAACGGCACATACTGCGGACGGGTATTGGCCCAGCCGGTTTCGAAATCGGCATGCCACTGGGGACAGTAATTCAGCACATGAATCCGCCAGACACCATCTACCTTCTTGTATACATTTTCGTACAAACCGCCTTCCCACCATTGGCGGGGTTCGCCGTAATCCTTGTGGCGTCCGGCCTGCATCATACAGCGGAAACGCCCCAGGGCCGTCACCCCGTCATCCTGAATATCAACGATATCCTGAAGCTGCGGATGATCAAGGAGAAATCCGTCAATGGGACCGTTGTTGCCGTGCGTGAAATTTTTCTGGAACCGCTCCACATAAAGGCGGCGGGCCCCGGCATGGCCTTTGTAAATGCCGCCGAAGAAATGCACTTCACAGTCTTCGGTAAACAGCTCGACGGTCTCGTTGTAAAGGCACTTATCGATAAGGTATCCGTAGAGATGATGCAGTTTGCGAACGGCCTGCTCATCCTCCCGGACGGTCAAGCGACGGGTCAGCTCGGCCACCTGGTTCTCCAGTGCCCTGATGCGATCTGATTCAGACATTGATGCGCTCCTGTGTTATTATGTTTTCCGCCTCACTCCCAATCGGGCGGAACAGTATTACAAAAAGACTTATACCAAAAAAAATTAGTATGCAATACTAACTGATATTGCTATAAGACATTTATATGCACTGCTAACAGATTTTGAGAAAACGATAACAGCTGTTAGTATATATTGCATGCAAAAATATAAAAGTTAGGGAACAGCTTTAGTCTTATTAAGGGAGGTCGATGGACCTATGGACACTCAGAATCTGGATACTGTACATGTGGAGCCGGACTGGCCGAGCGCGCGACGCGGCTGGTATGCTGTGTTTGTCTTGACGCTGTCGCTTTTTGTGAATTTCCTCGATCGCGGCATCATCGCCCTGCTGGTCCCGAACATCAAGGCCGACCTGCAGCTGACCGATACCCAGCTAAGCCTGATCATGGGCTTTGCCTTTGTCCTGTTTTACATGTTCGCCGGCATTCCCATTGCCCGCTATGCCGACCACGGAAACCGAAGGAACCTGATCGCCATCGGCATGGCCCTGTGGGGCGGCGCCACGGCGCTGTGCGGCTTCGCCAAAAGTTTTGCCATGCTGTTTGCCTTCCGGGTCAGCGTCGGCATCGGTGAATCCTGTACCGGGCCGGCAAGCTATTCCCTGCTCGGCGACTATTTCCCGCCGCACAAGCTGCCCCGCGCCATCGCCTTTCTCAATTTCGGCTTTATCGCCGGTAACGGGCTGGCGATCCTCGTCGGTGGAACCATCATCGGTATCCTGGCTGCCAACGCGTCCTCCTTCACCCTGCCCCTGATCGGCGAACTGCGGGTCTGGCAGCTGGCTTTCATCCTGGTCGGCATCCCCGGCATCATTGTCGGTCTGATGATGCTGACCGTCCGGGAACCAGTTCGGCGGGTCGAGGGCGCACCCCCCTCACTGGGTGAAGTCAAAGATTTCCTCAAGGATAAGAGATGGATGTATGCGCCGTTGATTATCGGCATCGCGCTCAACACCATCGTTGCCGTGGGACACGCCAGCTGGGGCCCGACCTTTTTCATGCGCACCTATGGCTGGGCCGTGGAAACCGTTGGCCTGGTATCGGGCCTGACCTTCATTGTCGTTATGCCGTTCGGCGCCATGCTCGGCAGCATGATGGCGGAACGCTGGACCCGGGAAGGCCGGGCCGACGCCAACATGCGGGTGGTCATGTTTGCCCTGATCATCAGCCTGCCGTTTAATATCGCCGCCCCGCTGATGCCGCAGGGCTGGATGTCTGCAGGGCTTTTCGCCTTCGGCCTGTTTTTTACCGCCTTTCTGTTCGGCCCGCAGAATGCCGCCATCCAGCTGGCCACCCCAAATCGCATGCGCGGCATGATTTCGGCCCTGGTCCTGTTTGGCTTCAATGTGCTGGGCTATGGCCTTGGCCCGACCGTGCTGGCGCTGATCACCAACTATGTGTTCCAGGATGAAATGCAGATCGGCTACGCTATGGCCACCTGCTATGCGGTGTTCAGCCCGATCGCCATTATCGTGCTCTGGATCGCGATCAAGCCCTATGCGGACACCATCCGGGAACTGCACGGAACCGGAGTTCAGCCACAAGCCGCCGAATAAGTTCGGCAGCTCACTTAAATTCGAAAGATGTAGGAGAATTTGAATGCAAAATCTTTCCGGCAAAACTGCCTTTATCACCGGTGGTGCCAGCGGGATCGGCCTCGGCATTGCCAAGGCCTTGCTCAGCCGCGGTATGAACCTGGTCATCGCCGATATCCGCGATGATCACCTGGAAGACGCCCAGAAAGAACTGAACAGCCCGGACAAGGTGCTGGCCCTGAAGCTGGACGTCACTGATCGGGCTGCCTTCAAGGCTGCCGCCGACGCTGCCGAGGAACGTTTCGGCAAAATCCACATCCTGGTCAACAATGCCGGCGTCGCTGTGGTCGGACCGGTGGAGCAAGCCAGCTATGATGACTGGGACTGGACCATGGGCGTCAACCTGGACGGCACCATCAATGGCGTGGTCACCATGCTGCCGCGCATCCTCGCCCACGGCGAAGGCGGCCACATCGTCAACACCGCGTCCATGTCCGGCTTCCTGCCCCACCCGGGCACGGTGATTTACACCACCTCGAAAGCGGCCGTGATCGGCATGGCCGAAGCCATGCGCGCCGAGCTCGAAGGCCGGGGCGTGATCGTTTCCGCCTTCTGCCCGGGTCCGGTGCAGTCCAATATCGCCGAGGCCGGCAAAACCCGGCCGGACTCTATGTCCGACACCGGCTATGCAGAATCAGACAAGCGGCGCCAGCAGGGCGGTGACTTCTTCCATCTCTATAAAACCAAGGAAGAAATCGGTGAGCGGGTTGCCCAGGGCATCGAGAATGACGAGCTTTACATCCTGACCCACAGCGAATTCACCGAGGGCGTGGAGGCCCGCACCCAGGCCATGCGCGCCGCCGTGCCGGACAACCTGCCACAGAATGAGGAACTGAAACAGGTCTTTGCGCCGCTGTTTTTCAACCAGGCCCATGCGGATGAGCTGGAACGGCAGAAGAAGCTGAAGAAATAACGGAGACGTAACATGAAGGATTTTGCAGGACGTACCGCCTTCGTCACCGGCGGGGCCAACGGCATCGGCCTTGGTCTGGCCCGGGCGCTGCTCGACGAGGGCTGCAAGGTGGCCATCGCCGACATCCGCGAAGACAGCCTGGAAGCCGCGCTCAAGACCCTGGACAACCGCAACGTCATGGGCGTGAAGCTGGATGTGGCGTCCCGTGAAGGATATGCCAGGACAGCCGATGAGGTCGAGGAACAGATGGGCCCCGTCTCGCTGCTGTTCAACAATGCCGGCATCAACCTGTTCCAGACCATTGACGAAAGCACCTATGACGACTGGGACTGGGTGCTGGGCGTCAACCTGCATGGCGTGATCAACGGCATCCAGACCTTTGTCCCGCGCATGAAGGAACGCGGTCTCGGCGGGCACATTGTCAACACTGCGTCGATGGCGAGCTTCCTGTGCGGTCCGGCGCCGGGCATCTATAACTGTTCAAAGTTTGCCGTGCGCGGCATGTCCGAATCCCTGCGCTACAGCCTCGCCCCCCAGGGCATCGGCGTCTCCGTGCTGTGTCCGGGCCTGGTGAAAAGCTATATCTATGCCAGTGATTCCGTTCGTCCGGAAAATCTTGCCAACCGGGGCACCCCGGAAAACCAGGCCTTCACCGACCAGCTGGCCAATGTGCACCAGTATGGCATGGAGCCCGATGAAGTGGCCGCCAAGGTTTTGGACGCGATCCGGGCCAACCGCTTCTATATTTTCTCCCACCCGGAATTCAAGGAAGAGCTGCAGGAAGTGTTCGATGAAATCATTGCCGCTTTCCCGCCGATGGGAGATCTGGACGACAATGCCAAACAACGGCTTGAATTTGAAAAAGGCCGCCGGGAAAGTTACCGCAAGGCCCGCCAGGAAGCCCGGGGCGAATAGCCCTCTTCCTTTCACCAAACAAAAAAGCCGGACGATGGCAATCCGTCGTCCGGCTTTTCATTTGGTAAACTGTTTTATTTGGCGTGGCCGGTAAAGGTGCGCAGCGCCGGATTGGTATGGTCCGGCATTTCCAGCGCCGCTTTCACGCCGGGGCGGGCAGTCATGCGATCACGCCATTCCACCAGCCGGGGCGCCCGGTTCGGAATATCCATTTCCGGGAACATGCGTTCCACCATCATGCCGCAATGGCAATAGAAGTTGATGTCGGCCAGGGTATACATGTCGCCGGCCAGCCAAGCGCTCTTGCCGAGCTGGTCTTCCACTTTGTCCACAGCCGCCTCGATCTTGGCCGTCGCGTCCGCCAGCTGTTCTTCGGTAAAGCCGGCGCGGGCGGTTTTCCATTTCTTGCGCTGGTCGGCGAGCGGGATCCGCTCCATCAGCTTTTCGAATTCGCCGCTTTCGATGCCGCGGGCAATCACACCGACCATGCGGTGCCAGCCGTGCATGGACACATGGTTCATGACATGTTCGTCAATGAATTTGTTCCAGAAACGCATGCGGGCCTTGCCCACCGGATCATAGGGGCGCAGGGGGATTTCCGGAAACACGTCTTCCAGATATTCATTGATCACCGTGGTATGGGTAATGATGGTGCCGTTATGGTCCAGCACCGGCACCTGGCCTTCCGGATTGATCTTGATGAACCATTCCTCATGCTGTTCGAATTTATGCAGGTCCACATAAACGCTTTCGAACTCCAGTCCCTTTTCCTTCAGCGGAATCATCGACTTCAGCGAATTCGCCGCCGGTTCCGCGTGATAATATTTCAGAGCCATGCTCTATCCTCCAGTAATGATTGTTCCCAGAATGCCGCCATCAACCGCCCAGGACTGCCCGTTTACATAACGGGCGGCATCGGACAGCAGAAAAGCAGCCACATTCCCTAATTCCTCTGACGTGCCCACACGCCCCTGCGGGGCCATGCGACCTATTATTTTTAATCCTTCGTCATAGTTGCCGCCGCCCAGCTGGTCGGCTAGGTCGGTCAGCATTTCGGACTCAATCACCCCCGGCAGGATGCAGTTAACCCGGACGTTGTGGCGGGCTACCTCGGCCGCGGCCGAACGCACCACGCCCAGCACCGCATGCTTGGAGGCGTTATAGCCCACCGTATCGGAAAAGCCCCGTTCGCTGGCCAGGGATCCGGTGGCCAGGATAGCGCCGTCCCGGCGCTCAATCATGGACGGCAACACCCGCTTCATGGCCCAGAACAGGCTTTTCAGGTTCAGGGTCATGATGTCGTCGAAGTCTTCGTCGCTATAGTCAACGATCGAGGCCCTGGGGCCGCCGGCACCAGCGTTGGCGAACAGGCCGTCAACGGGACCAAAACGCTCCTCGGCGGCATCAATGGAGGCGATCACCTGGTCCCGCACCGACATGTCGGCGGCATAATAGTCCGCCTCA
Protein-coding sequences here:
- a CDS encoding nuclear transport factor 2 family protein; the protein is MSESDRIRALENQVAELTRRLTVREDEQAVRKLHHLYGYLIDKCLYNETVELFTEDCEVHFFGGIYKGHAGARRLYVERFQKNFTHGNNGPIDGFLLDHPQLQDIVDIQDDGVTALGRFRCMMQAGRHKDYGEPRQWWEGGLYENVYKKVDGVWRIHVLNYCPQWHADFETGWANTRPQYVPFLDTTYPEDPTGPDELKKDVWLWPTHKVVPFHNVHPVTKQPIVPERWQGDIDREKAEK
- a CDS encoding spinster family MFS transporter, producing the protein MDTQNLDTVHVEPDWPSARRGWYAVFVLTLSLFVNFLDRGIIALLVPNIKADLQLTDTQLSLIMGFAFVLFYMFAGIPIARYADHGNRRNLIAIGMALWGGATALCGFAKSFAMLFAFRVSVGIGESCTGPASYSLLGDYFPPHKLPRAIAFLNFGFIAGNGLAILVGGTIIGILAANASSFTLPLIGELRVWQLAFILVGIPGIIVGLMMLTVREPVRRVEGAPPSLGEVKDFLKDKRWMYAPLIIGIALNTIVAVGHASWGPTFFMRTYGWAVETVGLVSGLTFIVVMPFGAMLGSMMAERWTREGRADANMRVVMFALIISLPFNIAAPLMPQGWMSAGLFAFGLFFTAFLFGPQNAAIQLATPNRMRGMISALVLFGFNVLGYGLGPTVLALITNYVFQDEMQIGYAMATCYAVFSPIAIIVLWIAIKPYADTIRELHGTGVQPQAAE
- a CDS encoding SDR family oxidoreductase, whose protein sequence is MQNLSGKTAFITGGASGIGLGIAKALLSRGMNLVIADIRDDHLEDAQKELNSPDKVLALKLDVTDRAAFKAAADAAEERFGKIHILVNNAGVAVVGPVEQASYDDWDWTMGVNLDGTINGVVTMLPRILAHGEGGHIVNTASMSGFLPHPGTVIYTTSKAAVIGMAEAMRAELEGRGVIVSAFCPGPVQSNIAEAGKTRPDSMSDTGYAESDKRRQQGGDFFHLYKTKEEIGERVAQGIENDELYILTHSEFTEGVEARTQAMRAAVPDNLPQNEELKQVFAPLFFNQAHADELERQKKLKK
- a CDS encoding SDR family NAD(P)-dependent oxidoreductase: MKDFAGRTAFVTGGANGIGLGLARALLDEGCKVAIADIREDSLEAALKTLDNRNVMGVKLDVASREGYARTADEVEEQMGPVSLLFNNAGINLFQTIDESTYDDWDWVLGVNLHGVINGIQTFVPRMKERGLGGHIVNTASMASFLCGPAPGIYNCSKFAVRGMSESLRYSLAPQGIGVSVLCPGLVKSYIYASDSVRPENLANRGTPENQAFTDQLANVHQYGMEPDEVAAKVLDAIRANRFYIFSHPEFKEELQEVFDEIIAAFPPMGDLDDNAKQRLEFEKGRRESYRKARQEARGE
- a CDS encoding glutathione S-transferase family protein, which codes for MALKYYHAEPAANSLKSMIPLKEKGLEFESVYVDLHKFEQHEEWFIKINPEGQVPVLDHNGTIITHTTVINEYLEDVFPEIPLRPYDPVGKARMRFWNKFIDEHVMNHVSMHGWHRMVGVIARGIESGEFEKLMERIPLADQRKKWKTARAGFTEEQLADATAKIEAAVDKVEDQLGKSAWLAGDMYTLADINFYCHCGMMVERMFPEMDIPNRAPRLVEWRDRMTARPGVKAALEMPDHTNPALRTFTGHAK
- a CDS encoding SDR family NAD(P)-dependent oxidoreductase, whose amino-acid sequence is MNNFTLDGKHIIVTGGSSGIGLGAAKVMAGLGARVMLVARREARLAEAVEEIRQAGGEADYYAADMSVRDQVIASIDAAEERFGPVDGLFANAGAGGPRASIVDYSDEDFDDIMTLNLKSLFWAMKRVLPSMIERRDGAILATGSLASERGFSDTVGYNASKHAVLGVVRSAAAEVARHNVRVNCILPGVIESEMLTDLADQLGGGNYDEGLKIIGRMAPQGRVGTSEELGNVAAFLLSDAARYVNGQSWAVDGGILGTIITGG